One Halovivax ruber XH-70 genomic region harbors:
- a CDS encoding FHA domain-containing protein, whose protein sequence is MSDDATLECVSCETTFDPAPNGGFCPDCDTPHPDFEVATDEESEDDGSTGDETDEAAGDADAASADDGTSEGDDSASSDSISYCPDCGTDIDDAVTDGDGDGELDACPDCGRAVSTESYCPDCGTDLGEARAAAAEDDEADDAEADADTDSADEAPDADESDEADGEDADADDEDADADDADDGEADDGADDEADSAPVTLSFGGESYDFDDGDTFGRQDEPWLETLVDESGGSDDVAYISSDHLTFSVDEDGVTVTDTSRNGTALNGEDLDGDEAELEDGDTLTLAERAELTVEL, encoded by the coding sequence ATGTCAGATGATGCGACCCTGGAGTGTGTTTCCTGTGAGACGACGTTCGATCCCGCACCAAACGGTGGCTTCTGTCCGGACTGTGATACACCGCACCCGGACTTCGAAGTAGCGACCGACGAAGAGAGCGAAGACGATGGATCGACTGGCGACGAAACCGACGAGGCGGCCGGTGACGCTGATGCGGCCTCGGCGGATGACGGGACGTCCGAGGGCGACGATTCCGCGTCGTCCGACTCGATCTCGTACTGTCCGGACTGTGGGACCGACATCGATGATGCCGTGACCGACGGCGACGGAGATGGCGAACTCGACGCCTGTCCCGACTGTGGTCGGGCGGTCTCGACGGAATCGTACTGTCCCGATTGCGGGACCGATCTCGGCGAGGCCCGTGCGGCAGCCGCCGAAGACGACGAGGCGGACGACGCGGAGGCGGACGCCGACACCGATTCGGCGGACGAAGCGCCAGACGCTGACGAGTCGGACGAGGCCGATGGCGAGGACGCCGACGCGGACGACGAAGACGCCGACGCGGACGATGCTGACGACGGTGAGGCAGACGACGGTGCTGACGACGAGGCCGACTCAGCACCGGTCACGCTCTCCTTCGGGGGCGAATCGTACGACTTCGACGACGGCGACACGTTCGGTCGCCAGGACGAACCGTGGCTGGAGACGCTCGTCGACGAGAGCGGCGGCTCGGACGACGTCGCGTACATCTCGAGCGACCATCTGACGTTCTCCGTCGACGAGGATGGCGTCACCGTGACGGATACGAGCCGAAACGGAACGGCGCTGAACGGTGAGGATCTCGACGGCGACGAAGCCGAACTCGAGGACGGTGATACGCTCACGCTCGCCGAACGGGCCGAGCTCACCGTCGAACTGTAG
- a CDS encoding zinc ribbon domain-containing protein, producing MDVPERAIRAHVTLSFYEVAVVPLSFLAVFFALLLAGGVLSGVGIAGDALAIGSTAQSVLRVAVVVATVGSLSALGGVVVRLYQGIFDRSFGSLAPLRLCAIPLVALVGALGYGIASGGPITAPWWIALIAIVSAHALVFRSIAVFSMLDHAKRTGSRVGTIAAVPAVLALVTVITEQVLGAGMNAGGTLVVSTLDATGIPQAPATLLLAPIAVGSVYGLTTREETVSTDTVRLSLPFETDRSLLDRLRPSGESTHPSRASGESSVRNRSGEAPPPSSPHASNTTGRSNGSTRNRSNRSVFRGGSSGADGTEDSSSAANAADSSGGTSNASDDAAQTSGNGSAASTSAPPESGGAGEESSPDPTDAEEQEATSEANTESGPATNGSGTETRIFTDDFGEYAGASGESASADTDPETCPECATDLPADSVYCPSCGNEIRT from the coding sequence ATGGACGTTCCAGAACGGGCCATACGTGCCCACGTCACCCTCAGTTTCTACGAAGTGGCTGTGGTCCCGCTTTCGTTTCTGGCAGTATTCTTCGCGTTGCTCCTCGCCGGCGGCGTTCTGTCGGGGGTCGGGATCGCTGGCGACGCGCTCGCCATCGGATCGACCGCGCAGTCTGTCTTACGGGTGGCCGTCGTCGTCGCGACGGTCGGCTCGCTGAGCGCGCTCGGTGGGGTCGTCGTTCGACTGTACCAGGGCATCTTCGATCGGTCGTTCGGTTCACTCGCCCCGCTCCGGCTCTGTGCGATTCCGCTGGTGGCACTCGTCGGTGCCCTCGGCTACGGCATCGCGTCCGGGGGGCCGATCACGGCGCCGTGGTGGATCGCCCTGATCGCCATCGTCAGCGCCCACGCGCTCGTCTTCCGATCGATCGCGGTGTTCTCGATGCTCGATCACGCGAAACGAACCGGCTCGCGCGTGGGCACGATCGCCGCAGTGCCGGCCGTGCTCGCGCTCGTCACGGTGATCACCGAGCAGGTACTAGGCGCGGGAATGAACGCGGGCGGGACGCTGGTCGTTTCGACCCTGGACGCCACCGGAATCCCGCAGGCACCGGCCACGCTCCTGCTGGCTCCGATCGCCGTCGGCAGCGTGTACGGACTCACGACCCGGGAAGAGACGGTATCGACGGACACCGTCCGACTGTCGCTGCCGTTCGAGACGGATCGGTCGCTGCTCGACCGACTCCGGCCGTCCGGCGAGTCGACGCACCCGTCGAGAGCGTCCGGCGAATCGTCGGTTCGCAACCGTTCTGGCGAGGCACCACCGCCGTCGAGCCCACACGCGAGTAACACGACCGGACGGTCGAACGGATCGACTCGGAACCGCTCGAACCGATCGGTCTTTCGGGGTGGCTCCAGCGGGGCAGATGGGACGGAAGACTCGTCGTCCGCAGCCAACGCCGCTGACTCGTCCGGAGGCACGTCGAACGCATCCGACGACGCGGCACAGACATCCGGGAATGGGTCGGCAGCATCGACCTCGGCACCGCCCGAGTCGGGTGGAGCGGGTGAGGAGTCGTCGCCCGACCCAACCGACGCCGAGGAGCAGGAAGCGACCAGTGAGGCGAATACCGAATCTGGGCCGGCTACGAACGGGTCGGGCACGGAAACACGTATTTTCACGGATGATTTCGGCGAGTACGCGGGTGCCAGCGGCGAGAGCGCTTCTGCCGACACGGACCCCGAAACGTGTCCGGAGTGTGCAACCGACCTTCCAGCCGACAGCGTCTACTGCCCGAGCTGTGGGAACGAAATTCGCACCTGA
- a CDS encoding vWA domain-containing protein, with amino-acid sequence MPTQLSTKVNRPYLPEDGGGVTCELLIEPDAQDQPAQRHIALCVDSSGSMAYSKMDQVQDATKLVFGLLNDDDYLSIITFDNEVDVIMDATRWGDIEREEAEERLENIETGGGTDIYAGLEEARKSLVELDGSEDISKRILLLSDGRDLRAKPPDFEPLAKAIATAGISVYSAGIGTNYGKEVIRTVGEHSQGRWAHVEKPTDIRSFFGDVVQEASTVLANNPELVIDPIEGCEVGMAFRRLPQVQQIDLEYEEDGSVVVGLPDLQDRERQEIVLKMDAPPGTVGDEQVIADVELDSDAVDASTALSVTYSDDAQELSQHETEVTLAYHDTDLRTRIAHADSPGELEEVREKIDETEVITGETEIADVLRENVTRIEQGDESEARKVQENTTVVFDDSQFN; translated from the coding sequence ATGCCGACGCAACTATCCACGAAGGTGAACCGACCGTACCTGCCGGAAGACGGGGGCGGGGTCACCTGCGAGCTACTCATCGAACCGGACGCACAGGACCAGCCGGCCCAGCGCCACATCGCGCTCTGTGTCGACAGCAGCGGCTCGATGGCCTACAGCAAGATGGATCAGGTCCAGGACGCGACGAAACTCGTCTTCGGCCTGTTGAACGACGACGATTACCTGAGCATCATCACGTTCGACAACGAGGTCGACGTGATCATGGACGCGACACGATGGGGCGACATCGAGCGCGAGGAGGCGGAAGAACGCCTCGAGAACATCGAGACGGGCGGTGGGACCGACATCTACGCCGGTCTGGAAGAAGCGCGAAAGTCGCTCGTCGAACTGGACGGGAGCGAGGATATCTCGAAGCGCATCCTCCTGCTTTCGGACGGTCGAGACCTGCGCGCGAAGCCGCCGGACTTCGAACCGCTCGCGAAGGCGATCGCGACCGCTGGCATCTCCGTCTACTCCGCGGGGATCGGGACCAACTACGGCAAGGAGGTCATCCGTACCGTCGGCGAACACTCCCAGGGGCGGTGGGCGCACGTCGAAAAGCCGACGGACATTCGCTCGTTCTTCGGCGACGTCGTTCAGGAGGCGTCCACGGTTCTCGCGAACAATCCGGAACTGGTCATCGACCCGATCGAGGGCTGTGAGGTCGGGATGGCCTTCCGCCGGCTCCCGCAGGTCCAGCAGATCGACCTCGAGTACGAGGAGGACGGCTCCGTCGTCGTTGGGCTCCCGGACCTGCAGGACAGAGAGCGGCAGGAGATCGTCCTCAAGATGGACGCCCCGCCGGGAACGGTCGGCGACGAGCAGGTCATCGCCGACGTCGAACTCGACTCCGATGCCGTCGACGCCTCGACGGCGCTCTCCGTGACCTACTCCGACGACGCGCAGGAACTCTCCCAGCACGAAACCGAAGTCACGCTCGCCTACCACGACACGGATCTCCGGACCCGAATCGCCCACGCCGACTCTCCGGGCGAACTCGAGGAAGTCCGTGAGAAGATCGACGAGACGGAGGTCATCACGGGCGAGACGGAGATCGCCGACGTCCTCCGCGAGAACGTCACCCGGATCGAACAGGGTGACGAGAGCGAAGCGCGAAAGGTACAGGAGAACACGACCGTCGTCTTCGACGACAGTCAGTTCAACTGA